One stretch of Diabrotica undecimpunctata isolate CICGRU chromosome 5, icDiaUnde3, whole genome shotgun sequence DNA includes these proteins:
- the LOC140442002 gene encoding uncharacterized protein, giving the protein MVMCFVPNCKHYSEQKRCKFFVFPSKISEKQKWINLIRRQDREPSKYSLVCSCHFVDQDRKNGPTIFEHNIKRKFVFSTPEKRKRQAQQINSSLDEGATSSSVDIVDEAAGPSTNSPEPGPSTSIHTEKVAVSLPERSNASVGAENYFLKEEVNQLSEKLKNLSCRFSFEQIKNNDAHILMYTGIPTSALYLTLFETMEGFELNYYANWQVKILPKIDQMLMTLMKLRLNLPHEDLAIRFNCSTATVTNIVMTWIYALHEILFKQLMEKIPSRKKNQACLPTAFSSFRNCRIIIDCTEVYSVTPTSMEKQKLTYSSYKHHNTWKVLVGVAPNGVITYVSSAYPGSTSDKQIVKNCGILDQMTYGDVILADKGFLIKDLLPEGVHLNIPPFLSTPQFTEEQVYETETIAKARIHVERAIRRIKCYNILQQIPNFYMSQITVIFQLCAALTNFQYPLIKEVEEYYS; this is encoded by the exons ATGGTTATGTGCTTCGTTCCAAACTGTAAACATTACAGTGAGCAAAAAAGATGCAAATTTTTTGTATTCCCTTcgaaaatttcagagaagcagaaGTGGATCAATCTCATTAG GAGGCAAGATAGAGAACCATCTAAGTACTCGTTagtttgtagttgtcattttgtgGATCAAGATAGGAAAAATGGACCTACAATTTTTGAGCATAATATAAAGAGAAAATTTGTGTTCTCTACTCCAGAAAAACG caAAAGACAGGCTCAGCAAATAAATTCCTCATTAGATGAAGGGGCAACTTCATCTTCAGTTGATATTGTAGATGAGGCAGCTGGACCATCAACAAATAGTCCTGAACCAGGTCCATCCACATCAATTCACACAGAAAAAGTGGCTGTATCTCTACCAGAAAGAAGTAATGCATCTGTAGGGGCGGAAAATTACTTTCTTAAAGAAGAAGTAAATCAATtaagtgaaaaattaaaaaatctttcatGTCGGTTTAGTtttgaacaaattaaaaataatgatgCTCATATTTTAATGTACACAGGAATACCAACCAGTGCTCTGTACTTAACATTATTTGAAACTATGGAAGGTTTTGAGCTAAATTATTACGCAAACTGGCAAGTAAAAATTTTACCCAAAATTGACCAAATGCTAATGACACTGATGAAATTAAGGTTAAATTTACCACATGAAGATTTGGCAATTAGGTTTAATTGCAGTACAGCGACTGTCACTAATATTGTGATGACATGGATATATGCCTTgcatgaaattttatttaaacaactaATGGAAAAGATTCcctcaagaaaaaaaaatcaagcaTGCCTTCCAACTGCATTTTCATCATTTAGAAATTGTAGAATCATCATAGATTGTACAGAAGTGTACTCAGTTACTCCCACTAgcatggaaaaacaaaaattaacatatAGTTCTTATAAGCATCATAACACCTGGAAGGTTCTTGTAGGAGTAGCACCAAATGGTGTCATCACATATGTCAGCAGTGCCTATCCTGGATCCACTTCTGataaacaaattgttaaaaactGTGGCATTCTAGACCAAATGACCTATGGTGATGTTATTCTAGCGGATAAAGGTTTCTTAATTAAAGATTTATTGCCTGAGGGGGTACACTTAAATATTCCTCCTTTTCTAAGTACCCCTCAGTTTACAGAGGAACAGGTGTATGAAACAGAAACCATAGCAAAAGCTAGGATACATGTTGAGAGGGCAATCCGAAGAATAAAGTGTTACAATATATTGCAGCAAATTCCAAATTTTTACATGTCTCAAATAACCGTGATATTTCAGTTATGTGCTGCTTTAACGAATTTTCAATACCCTCTTATTAAAGAAGTTGAGGAATATTACTCATAA
- the MTPAP gene encoding poly(A) RNA polymerase, mitochondrial: MHSFLNFCRFKYLESNLRNASSFLCLKKTSKYKTVRHFSVENKIVKDEKSEKFIPFMQRINLRRSEARRSIVVQVQSSKSFKELYAYCNAIGKIKYMFHYSVGIEPLHFIIVEFETDTDIKNIKKSSLFVEGSLGLPTQSHFVWFRAAHKKLPKLKQIKSTCLQIENGTSIIEEEMINQMLSKSENISDQIKTLHEITKLNDVGTRLRFLTALQIEDAVNGMFPHAVAYPFGSSVNGYGKMGCDLDLFLKLAADKPNSETGRLVFHCKPLNGSERTMNQKYMETLGDLIYLFLPGCGQVRRILQARVPIVKYHQQLTDVECDVSMTNMSGVHMSDFLYIMGEQDDRVRPLIFAIRKWANIAGITNSSPGRWISNFSLTLLVLAFLQNPLSGKPVLPSLNKLSELSGPEDKFQLEDGTDVSFLRDIRKYKTKTKNTDSLEQLLKEFFEYYAHFDFENKAVCLNETVNVPKPEFSPMYIVNPLERGLNVSKNVSSDEVVRFKNEVRNAAWMLESQESKSTHWGLLSILQNKRTNSILQAVSAHSQQGRLVEVSTLFEKEDEDNKKQDKRSNVKNSQR; encoded by the exons ATGcacagttttttaaatttttgtagatTTAAATATCTGGAAAGTAACTTAAGGAATGCTAGTTCATTTTTATGTTTAAAGAAGACAAGCAAATATAAGACTGTTAGACATTTTTCTGTTGAAA ATAAGATAGTAAAAGATGAGAAATCTGAAAAATTTATACCGTTCATGCAGAGGATTAACCTGAGGCGGTCAGAAGCTAGAAGAAGTATAGTTGTTCAAGTACAATCTTCAAAATCTTTTAAAGAATTATATGCCTATTGCAATGCTataggaaaaataaaatatatgttcCATTATTCTGTAGGCATTGAGCCATTG CACTTCATAATTGTAGAATTTGAAACTGATACTGATATCAAGAATATTAAGAAGTCAAGCCTATTTGTTGAAGGAAGCTTAGGACTACCTACACAATcacattttgtgtggtttagggCCGCACATaaaaaattgccaaaattaaaacaaataaaatctaCTTGTCTGCAAATAGAAAATGGTACTTCAATTATAGAGGAAGAAATGATCAATCAAATGTTAAGCAAGTCagaaaat ATTTCAGATCAGATAAAAACTCTCCATGAAATTACTAAATTAAATGATGTTGGTACCCGTTTAAGGTTTTTAACTGCTCTTCAAATTGAAGATGCAGTCAATGGAATGTTTCCTCACGCAGTTGCTTATCCTTTTGGATCCAGTGTGAATGGATATGGCAAAATGGGATGTGATTTGGATCTATTTTTAAAGTTAGCAGCTGATAAG CCTAATAGTGAAACTGGAAGGCTAGTATTTCATTGTAAGCCACTTAATGGTTCAGAAAGAACCATGAATCAGAAGTACATGGAGACATTGGGCGATTTAATCTACCTTTTTTTACCTGGATGTGGACAAGTTAGGAGGATTCTACAAGCTAGAGTACCGATTGTTAAATACCATCAACAGTTAACAGATGTTGAGTGTGATGTATCAATGACAAATAT GTCTGGTGTTCACATGTCAGATTTTCTGTATATAATGGGAGAACAAGATGACCGAGTAAGGCCATTAATATTTGCAATAAGGAAGTGGGCGAATATTGCTGGAATTACGAATTCGTCTCCAGGAAGATGGATTTCGAATTTTTCTCTTACACTTCTGGTTCTGGCATTTCTTCAGAACCCTTTAAGTGGAAAACCAGTATTGCCATCATTAAATAAATTGTCGGAATTATCAG GTCCTGAAGACAAATTTCAATTAGAAGATGGAACAGACGTCTCCTTCCTAAGagatataagaaaatataaaaccaaaacaaaaaatacagacTCCTTAGAACAGCTACTGAAGGAATTCTTTGAGTATTACGCCCATTTTGACTTCGAAAACAAAGCAGTATGTCTGAACGAAACAGTAAATGTACCAAAGCCAGAATTTAGTCCTATGTATATAGTAAATCCATTAGAAAGGGGTTTGAATGTTAGTAAAAATGTGAGTTCGGACGAAGTAGTAAGATTTAAAAACGAAGTTAGAAATGCGGCATGGATGTTAGAATCGCAGGAGTCCAAATCGACACATTGGGGTCTTCTttcaattttgcaaaataaaagaacaaatagTATATTACAAGCGGTTTCAGCTCATTCACAACAGGGAAGGTTGGTAGAAGTTAGTAccttatttgaaaaagaagatgaagataaCAAAAAACAAGATAAAAGAAGTAATGTGAAGAATAGTCAGAGGTAG
- the LOC140442003 gene encoding uncharacterized protein isoform X1, whose product MNVENCNSFSSLFFRFEHIMASKHVLKISSITEFFSNDNKIIRKGENALESNHVKKMLFDPDLLIIKGEVFASMKDKTYNVEIMLNKSWQITAANCSCPRGIKCHHIATIALFGHYNISITDKTCTWNIPVQSKTETKTAEALYPPRPYKALNRKMSSNELEQLKIKLSSFGNTVGFTWLLQEEKQEAESIDISLIEDIIYSEEMKISTDKNSHFLKCCRINDATIKKIVHETTGQVLNEKWFLARKYRITSSNFGSIISCCKRNKYPESLFKTLIGAYNLDGIKSIQWGRTHEKSGIEYLRNTLNLDVQPTGIWLTKSGLLGASPDGLIGDDGIVEVKCPYTFRNEKLSEKLKNSDKYIISYNDQDEVLINTEHNYYHQIQGCLHILGRQNCYLCIWTLKEIITVIIEKDLTWAPNIDLLENFYLAQYLPKLLNE is encoded by the exons ATGAATGTTGAAAATTGCAATagtttttcaagtttattttttagatttgagcatataatggctagtaaacatgtgttgaagatatccagtattactgaattcttcagtaatgacaacaaaatTATACGAAAGGGTGAAAATGCCCTTGAATCAAATCATGTGAAAAAAATGTTGTTTGACCCTGATTTATTAATCATTAAGGGAGAAGTATTTGCAAGTATGAAAGACAAAACTTATAATGTTGAG ATTATGTTGAATAAATCATGGCAAATTACTGCTGCAAATTGTTCCTGTCCTAGGGGTATTAAATGCCATCATATAGCCACTATAGCTCTCTTTGGACATTACAATATATCAATTACTGATAAAACATGTACGTGGAACATTCCTGTCCAAAGTAAGACAGAAACTAAAACTGCAGAAGCACTATATCCTCCCAGGCCATATAAAGCCCTTAATAGAAAAATGTCATCCAATGAATTAGAACAATTAAAGATCAAATTAAGTAGTTTTGGTAATACTGTGGGATTCACTTGGCTTTTACAGGAAGAAAAGCAAGAGGCCGAAAGTATTGATATTTCATTAATTGAAGATATCATTTATTCAGAGGAAATGAAAATTTCAACAGATAAAAATTCTCATTTTCTAAAATGTTGTAGAATAAATGATGCAACGATAAAGAAAATAGTACATGAGACAACAGGCCAGGTACTCAATGAAAAATGGTTTCTTGCCAGAAAATATAGAATTACTTCTAGCAACTTTGGCtccattatttcttgttgcaaGAGAAATAAGTATCCAGaaagtttatttaaaacacttattg ggGCTTATAATTTGGATGGCATCAAATCAATTCAGTGGGGAAGAACACACGAAAAGAGTGGTATAGAGTATCTCAGAAATACACTGAATTTGGATGTGCAGCCTACAGGTATTTGGCTGACAAAGTCAGGCTTATTAGGAGCTAGTCCAGATGGTTTAATTGGTGATGATGGCATTGTAGAAGTTAAGTGTCCATATACATTTCGGAATGAAAAATTATCTGAAAAGTTGAAAAATTCAGATAAATATATAATATCATATAATGATCAGGATGaagtattaattaatactgaacaTAACTACTACCACCAAATTCAGGGCTGCCTGCATATTTTAGGACGACaaaattgttatttatgtatATGGACGTTGAAGGAGATAATTACAGTTATAATAGAAAAAGATTTGACCTGGGCCCCAAACATTGATCTGttagaaaatttttatttggctCAATATTTGCCAAAATTGTTGAATGAATGA
- the LOC140442003 gene encoding uncharacterized protein isoform X2, with translation MASKHVLKISSITEFFSNDNKIIRKGENALESNHVKKMLFDPDLLIIKGEVFASMKDKTYNVEIMLNKSWQITAANCSCPRGIKCHHIATIALFGHYNISITDKTCTWNIPVQSKTETKTAEALYPPRPYKALNRKMSSNELEQLKIKLSSFGNTVGFTWLLQEEKQEAESIDISLIEDIIYSEEMKISTDKNSHFLKCCRINDATIKKIVHETTGQVLNEKWFLARKYRITSSNFGSIISCCKRNKYPESLFKTLIGAYNLDGIKSIQWGRTHEKSGIEYLRNTLNLDVQPTGIWLTKSGLLGASPDGLIGDDGIVEVKCPYTFRNEKLSEKLKNSDKYIISYNDQDEVLINTEHNYYHQIQGCLHILGRQNCYLCIWTLKEIITVIIEKDLTWAPNIDLLENFYLAQYLPKLLNE, from the exons atggctagtaaacatgtgttgaagatatccagtattactgaattcttcagtaatgacaacaaaatTATACGAAAGGGTGAAAATGCCCTTGAATCAAATCATGTGAAAAAAATGTTGTTTGACCCTGATTTATTAATCATTAAGGGAGAAGTATTTGCAAGTATGAAAGACAAAACTTATAATGTTGAG ATTATGTTGAATAAATCATGGCAAATTACTGCTGCAAATTGTTCCTGTCCTAGGGGTATTAAATGCCATCATATAGCCACTATAGCTCTCTTTGGACATTACAATATATCAATTACTGATAAAACATGTACGTGGAACATTCCTGTCCAAAGTAAGACAGAAACTAAAACTGCAGAAGCACTATATCCTCCCAGGCCATATAAAGCCCTTAATAGAAAAATGTCATCCAATGAATTAGAACAATTAAAGATCAAATTAAGTAGTTTTGGTAATACTGTGGGATTCACTTGGCTTTTACAGGAAGAAAAGCAAGAGGCCGAAAGTATTGATATTTCATTAATTGAAGATATCATTTATTCAGAGGAAATGAAAATTTCAACAGATAAAAATTCTCATTTTCTAAAATGTTGTAGAATAAATGATGCAACGATAAAGAAAATAGTACATGAGACAACAGGCCAGGTACTCAATGAAAAATGGTTTCTTGCCAGAAAATATAGAATTACTTCTAGCAACTTTGGCtccattatttcttgttgcaaGAGAAATAAGTATCCAGaaagtttatttaaaacacttattg ggGCTTATAATTTGGATGGCATCAAATCAATTCAGTGGGGAAGAACACACGAAAAGAGTGGTATAGAGTATCTCAGAAATACACTGAATTTGGATGTGCAGCCTACAGGTATTTGGCTGACAAAGTCAGGCTTATTAGGAGCTAGTCCAGATGGTTTAATTGGTGATGATGGCATTGTAGAAGTTAAGTGTCCATATACATTTCGGAATGAAAAATTATCTGAAAAGTTGAAAAATTCAGATAAATATATAATATCATATAATGATCAGGATGaagtattaattaatactgaacaTAACTACTACCACCAAATTCAGGGCTGCCTGCATATTTTAGGACGACaaaattgttatttatgtatATGGACGTTGAAGGAGATAATTACAGTTATAATAGAAAAAGATTTGACCTGGGCCCCAAACATTGATCTGttagaaaatttttatttggctCAATATTTGCCAAAATTGTTGAATGAATGA